CCGCACTCATCGCACCCACCTCCCAACGGGATGCCGTCGACTCGCCGAGTGATGAGCCGAGACTAGACCGCCACGGCTGCACTATCAAGCAGCTATTGCCGGACGAACGTCTGCTGCTTGCGCCTGCTCACAGCCCAGCAGTCGCGTTTTTCCGCAGCCTGCTAGAGCCGCTGAGACGTCCCGCCTCAGGCTCACGGCTGCACCACAACCTTGAGGGCGGGACCGGCGGCGCGGACGAGAGCGTAGCCCTCGCCGGTGCCTGCGAGCGGCAGACGGTGGGTGATCAGCGGCTCGACTGGGAGGCCGCCGGCCAGAAGGCGCACCGCCTCGCGCGTATCGTTGGGGCCGGCGGAGTAGGACGGGACGATCGTCGTCTCGTTGAAGAACACCTCGTGCATCCGGATCGGCCACACCACGTCGGGGGGCGTTGGCGTGAATACGACAAGCGTGCCCCCGGGCGCCACCGCCATCCGACCTGCCTCGAGCGCCTCCACGCTCCCTGGACCGACGATGACGACATCGGCGCCGCCGTTGGTGGCTCGTGCGACGGCCTCGGCCAGGGGTATGCGGGAAGTATCGATGACCACATCCGCAAGCCCGGCCCCTCGGGCGAGACGCTCCGGGACCCTGTCCGCGGCGAGGAGATGGCCCGGCGCCTCCGAGGCGCGGAGCACCAGCAGGTGGAGCATGCCCATCACGCCCAGGCCGATCACCACAACGCGGTCCCCCTCCCTCACCCGCGCGCGGCGTACCGACTTCACCACGCATGCCAGCGGCTCGATAAAGGTCGCGGAGTCGTCGGACAGGCTCTCGGGCACCCGCACGACGTCCGCCGCCACGGCGGGCGCCTGCACGATCGCATGCGTGGCGAGGCCCCCGGGCAACAGGCGCCGCGGCCGCCACGTCGCGCAGTGTACGAAATCGCCGCGCCCGCAGAAACGGCACACGAGGCAGGGCGCATGATGGTGCACAAACACGCGATCCCCGGGCCGGAAGGCCACGCCATCGGTCACTTCAACGACCTCGCCGACGGGCTCGTGCCCCAGTGGGACGGGCGCCTTCCGCGCCATGTACCAGTCCATGACCTCGCCTGGACAGAGGCCGCAGGCTTTGATCCGGACCAGCATCTCGCCTCGACCAAGCGGCGGCAGCGGCACCTCCTCCAGGCGGAGATCGCCGGGAGCGTAATAGATCGCCGCGATGGCGGTGGTGGGCCGCGCTAGGGCCATTCGGAGCCGTCGGGGAGGAGGGCGTATTTGGACCCGGCGCCCCGGTCGAGGTCGCGGAACACCTGCACGATCGCGTCAAGGGGCCGCACCTCGGTGATCAGGTCGCCCGGACGCAGCGTCCCGGAGGCGAGCAGCTGCAGCGCCTCGAGCACATCCTCGGTGCAGTAGTGAAACGCACCGACCAGGTCGACTTCGCCGTAATGCAGGCGTGTGGCATCGAACTCCGGCATGGCTCCGCCGGGCAGTCCTCCAAACAACAGGACCCGGCCCCCACCGGCGACCCACGACGGCGCCGCCTTCCAGACGTCGGCCGATCCGGTGCACTCGACGACGATGTCGGGGCCCTCCCCCCAAATCGCCCGCAGCGCCTGGCCGGGATCGCCCTGGGTGACATCGATCGTATGCACGGCCCCGGCCCGAACGGCCTGCGCGAGCGCAGCGTCGCCCCGGCCCATCGCGATCACCTCAAGTCCGCGGCGGCTCGACTCGCGGATGTACAGGAGCCCGATCGGACCGACCCCGACAACCGCTACCCGCGCGCCGCCGATCTGCCCCAAGCGCCGCCAGC
The bacterium genome window above contains:
- a CDS encoding alcohol dehydrogenase catalytic domain-containing protein, with protein sequence MEDRSRSGSLRTMRQAILHAPRTLDLAEVPVPAPGRNEVVVRVRAALTCGTDLKTYRRGHPRVPFGPFGHEAAGDIAAVGDDVQGFSVGQPVVFMPTAPCGQCGPCRRGRENLCVTLFDEIAVGTYGEAARLPARIVRRHLFPKPATLSYIEAAFLEPLACVVHGWRRLGQIGGARVAVVGVGPIGLLYIRESSRRGLEVIAMGRGDAALAQAVRAGAVHTIDVTQGDPGQALRAIWGEGPDIVVECTGSADVWKAAPSWVAGGGRVLLFGGLPGGAMPEFDATRLHYGEVDLVGAFHYCTEDVLEALQLLASGTLRPGDLITEVRPLDAIVQVFRDLDRGAGSKYALLPDGSEWP
- a CDS encoding alcohol dehydrogenase catalytic domain-containing protein codes for the protein MALARPTTAIAAIYYAPGDLRLEEVPLPPLGRGEMLVRIKACGLCPGEVMDWYMARKAPVPLGHEPVGEVVEVTDGVAFRPGDRVFVHHHAPCLVCRFCGRGDFVHCATWRPRRLLPGGLATHAIVQAPAVAADVVRVPESLSDDSATFIEPLACVVKSVRRARVREGDRVVVIGLGVMGMLHLLVLRASEAPGHLLAADRVPERLARGAGLADVVIDTSRIPLAEAVARATNGGADVVIVGPGSVEALEAGRMAVAPGGTLVVFTPTPPDVVWPIRMHEVFFNETTIVPSYSAGPNDTREAVRLLAGGLPVEPLITHRLPLAGTGEGYALVRAAGPALKVVVQP